The following are encoded together in the Mesoterricola sediminis genome:
- a CDS encoding NAD(P)H-dependent oxidoreductase, translated as MTAALSAQDLLTVQNRRYATKKFETTPIPAETWAALEASLVLTPSSFGLQPWKFLVVSDPAVRAKLKEASWGQAQVEEASHLVVFLAKDTLSAEDVQHFIARIAEVRGVAPESLAGYRDMMVGTLVTGPRAAHIQEWATRQVYIALGNFMTSAALLGVDTCPMEGLDPARYDEILGLAGTGYHTVCACPAGYRSGDDKYAALAKVRFPVEEIVVHR; from the coding sequence ATGACCGCAGCCCTCAGCGCCCAGGATCTGCTCACCGTCCAGAACCGCCGCTACGCCACCAAGAAGTTCGAGACGACCCCCATCCCCGCCGAGACCTGGGCCGCCCTCGAGGCCTCCCTCGTGCTCACCCCCAGCTCCTTCGGGCTCCAGCCCTGGAAGTTCCTCGTGGTCTCCGACCCCGCGGTCCGCGCGAAGCTCAAGGAGGCCTCCTGGGGCCAGGCCCAGGTGGAGGAGGCCAGCCACCTCGTAGTCTTCCTCGCCAAGGACACCCTGAGCGCCGAGGACGTCCAGCACTTCATCGCGCGCATCGCCGAAGTCCGGGGCGTGGCTCCCGAGAGCCTGGCCGGGTACCGCGACATGATGGTGGGCACCCTGGTGACCGGCCCCCGCGCCGCCCACATCCAGGAATGGGCCACCCGCCAGGTCTACATCGCCCTGGGCAACTTCATGACCAGCGCCGCCCTCCTGGGCGTGGACACCTGCCCCATGGAAGGCCTGGACCCCGCCCGCTACGACGAGATCCTGGGCCTGGCCGGCACGGGCTACCACACCGTCTGCGCCTGCCCTGCCGGTTACCGGTCCGGCGACGACAAGTACGCCGCCCTGGCCAAGGTCCGCTTCCCCGTGGAAGAGATCGTCGTCCACCGCTGA